In the genome of Fimbriimonadaceae bacterium, one region contains:
- the aroA gene encoding 3-phosphoshikimate 1-carboxyvinyltransferase encodes MELKVGRVASLRGELRVPSDKSLTHRAYMFAAIADSPSVVKHPLRGEDCEATLACLRQLGLATDWVSNHEVHLTPAEHWTQPTAPLDCGNSGTTMRLLSGLLASRSLDVTLIGDASLSRRPMKRIAEPLRLMGATVEGDTPPLHIIGSDALQPIDYTSPVASAQIKSCVLLAGLRAEGTTTVMEPSKSRDHTERMLRAMGVTLLEDDLKVGLRGGQKPEGFEFSVPADISSAAFFMVAAAIIPEANLRLWDVGVNPTRTGILDVFDQAMIPYFVENEHEEAGEPVGDIDVRAVDVGRPFEISGALVPRLIDEIPVLAVLATQLDGVSRIRDARELRVKESDRIELVAAGLRAMGAEVETHEDGMDISGPTQLTGTVIDAHGDHRIAMAFAVAGLIAEGTTTIKGAEAIATSYPDFEKDLWGLCVL; translated from the coding sequence TTGGAGCTAAAAGTTGGGCGTGTTGCTTCCCTGCGTGGGGAGCTACGCGTTCCATCGGATAAGTCCCTTACTCACCGGGCCTACATGTTCGCGGCGATTGCCGACAGTCCGTCGGTGGTGAAGCATCCCCTGCGTGGAGAGGATTGCGAAGCAACACTCGCTTGCTTGAGACAGCTGGGTTTAGCCACAGACTGGGTCTCCAACCACGAAGTTCATTTGACGCCCGCTGAGCACTGGACCCAACCCACCGCTCCGCTCGATTGTGGCAACAGCGGTACGACCATGCGTCTGTTGAGCGGGCTCTTGGCTTCGCGGAGCTTGGACGTTACGCTCATTGGAGATGCTTCGCTTTCACGTAGGCCAATGAAGCGAATCGCGGAGCCACTGAGGTTGATGGGTGCGACGGTCGAGGGCGATACGCCACCTCTGCACATTATCGGCTCGGATGCCTTGCAGCCCATCGATTACACCAGCCCCGTTGCGAGCGCTCAGATTAAGTCGTGCGTGCTGCTTGCCGGACTACGGGCAGAAGGCACAACTACCGTCATGGAGCCGAGCAAGAGCCGCGACCATACCGAGAGGATGCTTAGGGCGATGGGTGTGACTTTGCTTGAGGATGATCTGAAGGTCGGTTTGAGGGGTGGGCAAAAGCCGGAAGGTTTTGAATTCAGCGTCCCGGCTGACATCTCCAGCGCGGCGTTCTTTATGGTCGCGGCGGCAATCATCCCTGAAGCGAATCTAAGGCTTTGGGATGTTGGGGTCAACCCCACTCGAACTGGCATTCTGGACGTGTTTGACCAGGCGATGATCCCGTACTTTGTGGAGAACGAGCATGAAGAAGCGGGCGAGCCCGTTGGGGATATCGATGTTCGTGCAGTGGATGTTGGGAGGCCGTTTGAGATTTCTGGGGCATTGGTGCCCCGGCTCATCGACGAGATTCCAGTCCTCGCCGTTTTGGCGACACAGCTTGATGGGGTCTCTCGCATCCGCGATGCCCGTGAGCTAAGGGTGAAGGAGAGCGACCGCATCGAACTGGTTGCCGCAGGACTGCGGGCGATGGGAGCCGAGGTGGAGACGCACGAAGACGGGATGGATATCAGCGGTCCGACGCAGCTGACAGGTACCGTGATTGATGCGCATGGGGACCACCGGATTGCGATGGCCTTTGCGGTGGCGGGGTTGATCGCGGAAGGGACGACAACAATCAAAGGAGCGGAGGCAATCGCGACGAGCTATCCTGATTTTGAGAAGGATCTGTGGGGGTTGTGTGTTTTGTAG
- a CDS encoding MFS transporter — protein sequence MRAFRHRDFRLLWTGAFLSFMGSWIQNVAQGWLVYELTGQESMLALVTFFQSVPVSVLGPAAGAISDMFDKRKILIACQLIYSFSAIYLAFATNYGFVQYWHILAIALINGLTSTLEMPTRQSIVSRTVPPEDLSSAIPLQAMTFNTARLIGPSIGGLLLAKFGPSMCYGINGISYLALIFGVLAIRADLHASPREPQPIRDLVTEGMHFTWRDRKLRTLFIMEAIVSSFGLFYIAQMPAIAKKMLHLDEQGLGHCYTMVGVGAVVGLFVVSLFGDRFGRAMMVRVAMTSFAVGLLVMALARSPLVAFPAFAILGFSAIMQFNITNTLFQIIAPDRLRGRVLAMHLWALSGMSPFGTLVLGYVAQVVSIPVAFVIAGTVVLGGAVWGWTRVRVFNEVHASLVRSVARG from the coding sequence ATGCGGGCCTTTAGGCATCGCGATTTTCGACTCCTCTGGACAGGCGCATTCCTGTCCTTCATGGGCTCATGGATTCAAAATGTCGCCCAAGGGTGGCTTGTTTACGAGCTGACTGGTCAAGAGTCGATGCTCGCGCTGGTTACCTTTTTTCAAAGTGTGCCCGTTTCTGTGCTCGGACCTGCCGCTGGCGCTATCTCCGACATGTTCGACAAGCGAAAGATTCTGATCGCTTGCCAGCTCATATACTCCTTTAGCGCCATCTATCTGGCTTTTGCTACCAATTACGGGTTTGTCCAGTACTGGCATATTTTGGCGATTGCCCTCATCAACGGCCTTACGAGCACTCTGGAGATGCCGACGCGGCAGTCCATCGTCAGTCGGACGGTGCCGCCCGAAGATTTGTCCTCGGCCATCCCCTTGCAGGCGATGACGTTTAACACAGCTCGCTTGATTGGCCCAAGTATCGGTGGGCTCTTGCTCGCCAAGTTTGGGCCCTCAATGTGTTACGGCATCAACGGCATCAGCTATCTTGCCCTCATCTTTGGCGTCCTCGCCATCCGTGCCGATCTTCATGCCTCGCCCCGAGAGCCGCAGCCGATCCGTGACCTTGTGACAGAGGGCATGCACTTCACCTGGCGAGACCGCAAGCTTCGCACTCTCTTCATCATGGAAGCGATCGTGAGCAGCTTCGGTCTGTTCTATATCGCGCAGATGCCAGCGATTGCCAAGAAGATGCTGCACTTGGACGAGCAAGGCTTGGGACATTGCTACACGATGGTCGGGGTGGGCGCTGTCGTCGGATTGTTTGTCGTGAGCCTGTTTGGAGATCGGTTTGGGCGTGCGATGATGGTGCGCGTGGCGATGACCTCCTTTGCGGTGGGCTTGTTGGTGATGGCCTTAGCGCGGTCCCCTTTAGTGGCCTTCCCTGCATTCGCCATTCTTGGGTTCTCGGCGATTATGCAGTTCAACATCACGAACACGCTTTTCCAAATCATTGCCCCGGATCGTCTGCGCGGACGTGTGCTGGCGATGCATTTATGGGCTCTTTCGGGCATGTCGCCTTTTGGAACGCTTGTTCTTGGTTATGTAGCCCAAGTTGTCTCCATTCCGGTGGCCTTTGTCATTGCCGGTACTGTGGTGTTGGGTGGCGCGGTTTGGGGATGGACGCGGGTAAGGGTCTTTAACGAAGTGCATGCCTCACTCGTAAGATCGGTGGCGAGGGGATAG
- a CDS encoding phosphate ABC transporter ATP-binding protein, with protein sequence MTLQAVAERPIITEPKIVAEGVNFYYGSFHALKGIDIQVPERKVTALIGPSGCGKSTFLRCMNRMNDFIDGARLDGKITIDGSDIYDASVDPVALRKSVGMVFQKPNPFPKSIWENIAYGPRIHGIRNKSTLDDIVEHCLRKAALWEEVEEKLTQSALALSGGQQQRLCIARTLAVDPEIILMDEPCSALDPIATSRIEDLIFELKDQYTIVIVTHNMQQAQRASDLTGFFMLGELVEFNTTQELFLNPRMKQTEDYISGRFG encoded by the coding sequence ATGACCTTGCAAGCTGTGGCCGAACGTCCGATTATCACGGAGCCGAAAATTGTCGCCGAAGGCGTAAATTTTTATTACGGGAGTTTTCACGCGCTAAAAGGGATCGACATTCAGGTTCCCGAGCGCAAAGTCACCGCTCTTATCGGACCCTCGGGCTGCGGAAAATCCACCTTCCTTCGATGCATGAACCGGATGAACGACTTCATCGACGGCGCACGCCTCGACGGAAAAATCACGATTGACGGGTCGGACATCTACGACGCCAGCGTCGATCCCGTCGCCTTGCGCAAAAGCGTCGGGATGGTTTTCCAAAAACCCAACCCATTCCCAAAATCTATCTGGGAAAACATCGCTTATGGCCCCCGAATCCACGGCATTCGCAACAAGTCAACGCTGGATGACATCGTCGAACACTGCCTAAGAAAAGCAGCTCTGTGGGAAGAGGTCGAAGAGAAGCTGACCCAAAGCGCGCTTGCTCTCTCAGGCGGTCAACAACAAAGGCTCTGCATCGCCCGAACGCTCGCTGTTGATCCTGAAATTATCCTCATGGACGAGCCGTGCTCCGCGCTTGACCCCATCGCCACATCCCGCATCGAAGACCTGATCTTCGAGCTAAAGGATCAGTACACGATTGTGATCGTGACCCACAACATGCAGCAAGCTCAGCGGGCGAGCGACCTCACCGGGTTCTTTATGCTCGGCGAATTGGTGGAGTTCAACACCACACAAGAGCTGTTCTTGAACCCGAGGATGAAGCAGACCGAAGACTACATTTCGGGAAGATTTGGATAG
- a CDS encoding amidophosphoribosyltransferase, with protein MDPIDHDDRLKEECGVVGIYSPEQDAARVAFFGLFALQHRGQESAGIAVSDESVVRMHRGVGLVSQVFDEPNLAGLPGHIAIGHTRYSTTGASVLRNAQPVYCQSLVGDIAVAHNGNLINAIELRREMEAEGEMFDSTSDTEVIARLLVRHLDKGPEAAVRVLLEKARGAYSCTVLLKNMLIGFRDPHGIRPLSAGILGDGGYMVASETCAFSPIGGVPTQELEPGEMVLIDKDGMQFIQVVEPEAHAMCMFEFIYFARPDSEMYNTLLYTARERMGEGLAREHPVEADIVIPVPDSGVPAALGYSRATGIPYREGMMKSRYIHRTFIQPDQKMREMGVRMKLTPLEDHIRGKRIVLVDDSIVRATTTRQIVKILFDQGAAEVHVRITAPPIKWPCFYGIDMASKGELAAAVMTVQEIKDHIGATSLGYLSIPGAVRAVGKKSDKFCLACFSGEYPIPVPEKVRKDAFEHPPEVGEFATVASGQPRLIDVEHE; from the coding sequence GTGGACCCGATCGATCACGATGATCGCCTTAAAGAGGAGTGCGGGGTTGTCGGCATCTATTCACCGGAACAGGATGCGGCACGTGTAGCTTTCTTCGGGCTTTTTGCACTCCAACATCGGGGCCAAGAGTCGGCAGGAATTGCCGTCAGCGACGAATCGGTCGTTCGTATGCACCGTGGCGTCGGACTTGTGAGTCAGGTTTTCGACGAACCCAATCTTGCCGGCCTGCCGGGGCATATCGCCATCGGCCACACCCGCTACTCTACAACGGGGGCGAGCGTGCTCCGCAATGCTCAGCCTGTCTATTGCCAATCCCTTGTCGGTGACATCGCCGTAGCCCACAACGGCAACCTGATCAACGCCATCGAGCTTCGGCGAGAAATGGAGGCCGAGGGCGAGATGTTTGACAGCACGAGCGATACCGAAGTGATCGCCCGCCTGCTGGTGAGGCACCTCGACAAGGGACCAGAGGCTGCGGTTCGAGTGCTTCTTGAAAAGGCGAGAGGGGCTTATAGCTGCACGGTGCTCCTCAAAAACATGCTGATCGGTTTTCGCGACCCCCACGGTATTCGCCCTTTGAGCGCGGGCATTTTGGGTGACGGTGGCTATATGGTCGCCAGCGAAACGTGTGCATTCAGCCCGATTGGCGGGGTGCCGACCCAAGAGCTTGAACCTGGAGAGATGGTGCTTATCGACAAAGACGGGATGCAGTTCATTCAAGTTGTCGAGCCGGAAGCCCACGCCATGTGTATGTTCGAGTTCATCTACTTTGCCCGCCCCGACAGCGAGATGTACAACACGCTCTTGTACACTGCCCGCGAGAGAATGGGCGAGGGCTTGGCGAGGGAGCATCCGGTGGAGGCCGATATCGTTATTCCTGTCCCAGATAGCGGGGTGCCCGCCGCGTTGGGCTATAGCAGGGCCACGGGAATCCCCTACCGCGAAGGGATGATGAAGAGCCGCTATATCCACCGTACCTTCATCCAACCTGACCAGAAAATGCGCGAGATGGGTGTGCGAATGAAGCTCACGCCCCTTGAGGATCACATTAGGGGCAAGAGAATCGTGCTCGTAGACGACTCCATCGTTCGTGCGACAACCACCCGCCAAATCGTCAAGATCCTCTTCGACCAAGGCGCCGCTGAGGTCCATGTCCGCATCACCGCGCCACCCATCAAATGGCCCTGTTTCTACGGCATCGACATGGCGAGCAAGGGCGAGCTCGCGGCTGCCGTCATGACAGTTCAGGAAATTAAGGACCACATAGGAGCGACTTCGCTGGGCTATCTCTCAATTCCTGGGGCGGTGCGCGCCGTTGGCAAGAAGAGCGACAAGTTCTGTTTGGCTTGCTTTAGCGGGGAGTACCCCATTCCTGTGCCTGAAAAAGTCCGTAAAGATGCCTTCGAGCATCCACCCGAAGTTGGCGAATTTGCGACGGTGGCAAGCGGACAGCCGAGGCTCATCGACGTTGAGCACGAGTAA
- a CDS encoding DUF393 domain-containing protein: MTWKLFYDGGCNLCHVSRLRVEKWAERAKQPMVVEVLQGDEALQKGYSEHMIVEADRVYQGWEAWFLLLTITPWYLRWMSWLAKFPLTRPFMRWTYKQVVKYRYKWFGTRECQIPQKKA; the protein is encoded by the coding sequence ATGACTTGGAAGCTCTTTTATGACGGCGGATGCAACCTTTGCCACGTGAGCAGGCTTCGCGTGGAGAAGTGGGCAGAGCGCGCCAAGCAACCTATGGTTGTGGAAGTTTTGCAGGGCGATGAAGCGCTCCAAAAAGGCTACAGCGAGCATATGATCGTCGAAGCAGATCGCGTGTATCAGGGCTGGGAAGCCTGGTTCCTGCTTCTTACCATCACCCCTTGGTATCTGCGCTGGATGTCCTGGCTCGCAAAGTTTCCACTGACGAGGCCGTTTATGAGGTGGACTTATAAGCAGGTCGTCAAATACCGTTATAAGTGGTTTGGCACACGCGAGTGTCAGATTCCGCAGAAGAAAGCGTAA
- a CDS encoding glycosyltransferase family 4 protein translates to MSAEKPLRILQVVSSSATSGAERHVINLSDLLRRNGHHVEVVCPPGWLPGYLEAHGIPAHVSHMRGQGWFRTLGLVMRKIRESEIDVVHSHLTRATYFGAIGGVLRKTPVVASVHIGNHDQIYKRMCHGKNRLVAVSNYVRGLLHGRGIHDRFIDTVYNGTDFVDIAPASALEVRSEFGLQPDRKVVGLIGRVCREKGHLIMVDAMQQLRDSYPDAHVMFVGRVEQQFETEVRAAIRDANLQDRITMTGVRHDVPRLLDAVDFTAMPSERETFGIAAIEAMARAKPVVASRVGGLMEVVRHQQTGLLVDLRPEALAEAMAYLLEHDKEREKMGEMGRKLVQEKFTLQRMLESLETVYNKATE, encoded by the coding sequence TTGAGCGCGGAAAAGCCGCTTCGAATATTGCAAGTCGTGTCGAGTTCGGCGACGTCCGGTGCCGAACGGCATGTTATTAATCTTTCCGACCTTCTACGCCGGAATGGGCATCACGTTGAGGTTGTATGCCCACCAGGTTGGTTGCCTGGGTACCTCGAAGCCCACGGTATTCCCGCCCACGTATCCCACATGAGAGGCCAGGGATGGTTCCGCACGCTCGGCTTGGTGATGCGGAAAATCCGTGAGTCGGAGATCGACGTCGTGCATTCCCACCTCACGCGGGCAACTTACTTTGGAGCCATCGGTGGTGTGCTTCGCAAGACCCCTGTCGTTGCCTCTGTTCACATCGGAAATCACGACCAGATTTACAAGCGGATGTGCCACGGCAAGAACCGCCTCGTTGCCGTCAGCAACTACGTGCGCGGTCTTCTGCACGGTCGCGGCATCCACGACCGTTTTATCGACACCGTCTACAACGGAACCGACTTCGTTGACATCGCCCCCGCCTCCGCACTTGAAGTTCGCTCGGAGTTCGGCCTTCAGCCCGACCGCAAAGTCGTCGGCCTGATCGGACGGGTTTGCCGAGAGAAGGGGCACCTCATCATGGTGGACGCGATGCAGCAGCTTCGGGATAGCTATCCCGACGCCCACGTGATGTTTGTAGGCCGGGTGGAGCAGCAGTTTGAAACCGAAGTCCGCGCAGCGATCCGCGATGCAAACCTTCAAGACCGCATCACGATGACTGGGGTACGACACGACGTTCCTCGTCTCCTCGATGCTGTTGATTTCACCGCGATGCCCAGCGAACGAGAGACTTTTGGAATCGCCGCAATAGAGGCGATGGCGCGAGCCAAGCCGGTTGTGGCGAGCAGAGTTGGCGGTTTGATGGAGGTTGTGAGGCATCAGCAAACCGGACTTTTGGTTGACCTGCGCCCCGAAGCCCTTGCCGAGGCGATGGCTTATCTTCTGGAGCACGACAAGGAGCGCGAGAAGATGGGCGAAATGGGCCGTAAGCTGGTTCAGGAGAAGTTCACCCTCCAGCGAATGTTGGAAAGTCTGGAAACGGTGTACAACAAAGCGACGGAGTAG
- the aroC gene encoding chorismate synthase — translation MGSSFGTIFRITTFGESHGGGVGVVIDGCPSLLPITEAEIQFELDRRKPGQSKIVTQRKETDTVEILSGIENGVTLGTPIALLVRNEDARSRDYDEMRDKFRPSHADFTYDEKYGIRAWSGGGRASARETIGRVAAGAIAKKLLRLGWGVEVLGWVSRVSDIEASVDESSVTLEQVESNIVRCPDTATAERMIAKIEETRKEGNSLGGVVRCIARGVPAGWGEPVFDKLEADLAKAVMSLPACKGFEVGSGFNGTYLTGKDHNDEFYADDDKHVYTPTNRSGGIQGGISNGETITLNAAFKPTATILHEQHTVNVQRENTTLAGRGRHDPCVLPRAVPMVEAMVALTLIDHALRQEAVRLQFLNRDNSESRGK, via the coding sequence ATGGGCAGCAGCTTCGGCACCATTTTCCGCATCACCACATTCGGCGAATCGCATGGTGGCGGCGTTGGCGTCGTCATCGACGGTTGCCCGTCGCTCCTTCCAATCACCGAAGCCGAAATCCAGTTCGAACTCGACCGACGTAAACCCGGACAGAGCAAGATCGTCACCCAACGAAAAGAAACGGACACCGTCGAGATCTTGAGCGGCATCGAAAATGGAGTAACGCTCGGCACCCCAATAGCCCTGCTCGTCCGCAATGAGGACGCCCGCAGTCGCGACTATGACGAGATGCGTGACAAGTTTCGCCCCAGCCACGCCGACTTCACCTACGACGAAAAATACGGCATCCGTGCCTGGTCGGGGGGCGGCCGTGCCTCTGCTCGAGAGACCATTGGGCGCGTCGCCGCAGGGGCCATCGCCAAAAAGCTGCTGAGATTGGGGTGGGGGGTTGAAGTCCTCGGTTGGGTCTCAAGAGTCTCCGACATTGAGGCCAGCGTAGACGAATCCAGCGTGACCCTAGAACAGGTCGAGAGCAACATCGTTCGCTGCCCCGATACCGCAACTGCCGAACGCATGATCGCCAAAATCGAGGAGACCCGTAAGGAAGGGAATTCTCTCGGAGGCGTCGTCCGGTGCATCGCCCGAGGAGTCCCCGCCGGATGGGGAGAACCCGTTTTCGACAAACTCGAAGCCGACCTCGCCAAAGCCGTGATGTCCCTGCCTGCATGCAAGGGCTTTGAAGTGGGTTCTGGCTTCAACGGAACTTACTTAACCGGGAAGGATCACAACGATGAGTTTTACGCCGACGATGACAAGCACGTCTACACGCCGACAAACCGAAGCGGAGGCATTCAAGGCGGAATCTCAAACGGTGAAACAATCACTCTGAATGCCGCATTCAAGCCCACTGCGACCATCCTTCACGAACAGCACACCGTGAACGTTCAAAGAGAGAATACAACGCTCGCAGGGAGGGGTCGGCATGATCCATGCGTCCTGCCAAGGGCTGTCCCGATGGTCGAAGCTATGGTAGCCTTGACTTTAATCGACCACGCCTTGCGCCAAGAGGCGGTGCGTTTACAATTCCTTAACCGAGACAACTCAGAATCAAGAGGAAAATGA
- a CDS encoding UPF0182 family protein, whose translation MDETRFRFESPADQQAVRKASKAGIGCLTAIVLLVIGMSIVRPYTDFLWFSHDARHPEVFTIGYATKGLLFSIAFVFGVLFIYANLSRALKIAPVFNRIPESPTEQALVQIFDWVQTRTWAPKVIALVFGFSYASAFAGEWQSYLLWKNSVPFGKTDPLFGLDLSFYVFRLPFWEAMLGLLFGIIILTTVLSAVISYGLAALAKAGNIKLDQRQSNAHTMFLIGLSLMALAGKFWLSRYGFTVTQSAQFFGAGYAATQQLQMVTVMSGLTAVGGIAAWLMMKSTDSLRRAIWIASGLAGVWFLGVAVWPSVVQRFKVDPNKLNVEAPYATRAIEMTRWAYGLDTIAVSETNVRVGPTDEEVAASQPTLDQMRLWDPEVLRRSIDSLQGFRTYYSFNDVDVDRYVINGKQQQVMVAARDVRIEGLQSQAQNWVNQRLQYTHGYGVAMAPTNTATRIGQPSFIAKDLPVVSIPDIPIEQPRIYFSDFRDAGGGQVDPYALVKTKVPEFDYPTETESGSKTYKWTGDRGVPVGGLLAKLAFSILFSDGNLLVSPNIVADSRILYRRNVTERCEKIYPFLRFDEDPYVVVFGGKFYWILDGYTTSGSVPYSDQLIDGGRRINYIRNSVKVTVDAYSGETTAYAIEPDEPILKAYRKIYPNLVKDIGSLPKGLEEHFRYPEDMFLAQAIQLVQYHVTNPIAFLNNEDAWEMPHEIGLEGQRAPMQPYYVQMQLPNSPKDEFILILPFTPRQKNNMAGWLAAPCDPENYGKLSLNKYPKGSNIPGPAQIESKFNQDNEIANLNKLLNSEQSKIVPGNLLIVPLGQSILYVKPLFIQSSIAAIPELRKVILSTNDNVVVADTYQQALNQLLGTTNGQARTQKPPEVGTKPAAGNEPSTSADQTLLRQALDYLRQAETAQRAGDWAKYGEMQKKALETLEKMVR comes from the coding sequence ATGGACGAAACACGATTTAGGTTTGAGAGTCCTGCAGATCAGCAGGCCGTAAGAAAAGCATCCAAGGCGGGCATTGGTTGCCTCACCGCGATCGTGCTGCTTGTTATTGGAATGAGCATTGTGCGACCCTACACCGACTTCCTTTGGTTCTCGCACGACGCGCGCCACCCGGAAGTCTTCACGATCGGATATGCCACGAAAGGGCTTCTCTTCTCTATCGCCTTCGTGTTTGGCGTGTTGTTCATCTATGCGAACTTAAGCCGTGCGCTAAAGATCGCCCCCGTTTTCAATCGAATTCCAGAATCACCAACCGAACAAGCGCTTGTTCAGATATTCGACTGGGTGCAAACTCGAACTTGGGCTCCGAAAGTGATCGCTCTTGTCTTTGGCTTCAGTTACGCTTCGGCCTTTGCGGGAGAGTGGCAGAGCTATCTCCTTTGGAAGAACAGCGTTCCCTTTGGCAAGACGGACCCTCTGTTTGGACTTGATCTAAGTTTTTACGTCTTTCGACTGCCGTTTTGGGAGGCGATGCTTGGACTCCTGTTTGGCATCATCATTCTCACAACTGTCCTATCGGCTGTGATCTCTTATGGGCTGGCCGCGCTCGCAAAGGCGGGCAACATCAAGCTGGATCAGCGGCAATCGAACGCCCACACCATGTTCCTGATCGGTCTTTCCCTGATGGCTCTGGCCGGCAAGTTCTGGCTAAGCCGCTATGGATTCACCGTCACACAAAGCGCCCAGTTCTTTGGCGCAGGATACGCCGCCACACAGCAACTTCAGATGGTGACGGTGATGAGCGGGCTGACCGCAGTTGGGGGCATCGCCGCTTGGCTGATGATGAAGTCGACCGACAGTCTCCGACGAGCAATTTGGATCGCGAGCGGGCTTGCTGGAGTTTGGTTCTTGGGAGTTGCGGTTTGGCCTTCGGTGGTGCAGCGCTTCAAAGTCGATCCGAACAAGCTGAACGTCGAGGCGCCTTATGCTACGCGGGCTATCGAAATGACGAGGTGGGCGTATGGCCTGGACACAATCGCGGTCTCGGAGACCAATGTCCGAGTTGGCCCGACCGACGAAGAGGTCGCCGCATCTCAGCCGACTCTGGATCAGATGAGGCTGTGGGACCCCGAAGTCTTGCGACGCTCTATCGACAGCCTCCAAGGCTTCCGCACTTATTATTCTTTCAATGACGTGGACGTTGACCGCTACGTGATCAACGGCAAGCAGCAGCAAGTGATGGTGGCGGCTCGCGACGTTCGGATCGAAGGTTTGCAGTCGCAAGCCCAGAACTGGGTCAACCAGCGCTTGCAATACACACATGGCTACGGCGTGGCGATGGCACCCACAAACACGGCGACAAGGATTGGACAACCGTCGTTCATCGCCAAGGACCTTCCAGTTGTTAGCATCCCTGACATTCCTATCGAGCAGCCGCGAATCTACTTCAGCGACTTTAGAGATGCAGGAGGCGGCCAGGTCGACCCCTACGCTTTGGTGAAAACCAAGGTCCCCGAGTTTGATTACCCGACTGAGACCGAATCCGGATCGAAGACTTACAAGTGGACCGGCGACCGGGGCGTTCCGGTCGGTGGGTTGTTAGCTAAGCTAGCGTTCTCGATCTTGTTCTCCGATGGCAATCTGCTGGTTTCGCCGAACATCGTTGCCGATTCGAGGATCCTTTACCGCCGCAATGTGACGGAGAGATGCGAGAAGATCTATCCGTTCTTGAGGTTCGATGAGGACCCCTATGTGGTGGTTTTCGGTGGCAAGTTCTACTGGATTCTGGACGGCTACACGACTTCCGGCAGCGTCCCTTATTCCGATCAACTCATCGATGGCGGCAGGAGAATCAATTACATCCGCAACTCGGTGAAGGTCACAGTTGACGCATATTCGGGCGAAACCACGGCATATGCGATTGAACCGGACGAGCCGATTCTGAAGGCTTACCGCAAGATCTATCCGAACCTCGTGAAGGACATCGGCAGCTTGCCGAAGGGATTGGAGGAGCACTTCCGTTATCCCGAAGACATGTTCTTGGCTCAGGCGATCCAGTTAGTCCAGTATCACGTCACGAATCCGATTGCGTTCTTGAACAATGAGGATGCGTGGGAGATGCCGCACGAGATCGGGCTTGAGGGGCAGCGCGCACCGATGCAGCCCTACTATGTGCAGATGCAGCTTCCGAATTCGCCTAAGGACGAATTCATTCTGATTCTGCCGTTTACGCCGAGGCAAAAGAACAATATGGCGGGGTGGCTGGCCGCGCCCTGCGATCCTGAGAACTATGGCAAGCTCTCTCTCAATAAGTATCCCAAGGGGTCTAACATTCCGGGCCCTGCTCAGATCGAATCGAAGTTCAATCAGGACAATGAGATTGCTAATCTGAACAAGCTGCTGAATAGCGAACAGAGCAAGATTGTCCCTGGAAACCTGCTGATTGTCCCTCTTGGACAAAGCATCCTTTATGTCAAACCACTCTTTATCCAAAGCTCCATCGCCGCGATTCCCGAACTGCGCAAGGTCATCCTTTCGACGAACGATAACGTGGTCGTCGCGGATACCTATCAGCAGGCCTTGAACCAACTGCTGGGCACCACAAACGGGCAAGCAAGGACTCAGAAGCCACCGGAAGTTGGCACGAAGCCTGCAGCTGGAAATGAACCTTCGACATCGGCAGACCAAACCCTCTTGCGCCAAGCGCTTGACTATCTGCGGCAAGCTGAAACAGCTCAGCGGGCTGGCGATTGGGCAAAATACGGCGAGATGCAAAAGAAGGCGCTGGAAACGCTTGAGAAGATGGTCAGGTGA